A part of Rattus norvegicus strain BN/NHsdMcwi chromosome 4, GRCr8, whole genome shotgun sequence genomic DNA contains:
- the Ly49s5l1 gene encoding killer cell lectin-like receptor 7, translated as MSEQEVPCSTVRIKKSSGLRYQLRPKETQRPREAGCRVCSVPWQLTVIATGILLSLRLFAVAMLVTNIFQYSHEKYDLQKTQNYHQNCSTMENDINLKEEMERNMHIEYTSGNSLLDLLNREQNRWYKKTKTLLSSPQHTEVLSPPGYSRELLD; from the exons ATGAGTGAGCAGGAGGTTCCTTGCTCAACTGTGAGAATTAAAAAGTCTTCAGGGTTGAGGTACCAACTGAGACCTAAGGAGACTCAAAGGCCCAGGGAAGCCGGCTGCAGAG TGTGTTCAGTCCCCTGGCAGCTCACTGTGATTGCTACTGGAATCCTCCTTTCCCTTCGGCTGTTTGCTGTTGCAATGTTGGTGACAAACA TTTTTCAGTATAGTCATGAAAAATATGACCTGCAGAAAACTCAAAACTATCACCAAAACTGCAGCACCATGGAAAATGACATcaacttaaaggaagaaatggagagaaatatGCATATAGAGTATACTTCCGGCAATTCTCTTCTGGACTTACTCAACAGAGAACAGAACAGATGGTACAAAAAAACTAAGACTCTTTTATCTTCCCCTCAGCACACAG AAGTTCTTTCACCACCAGGTTATTCCAGAGAGTTACTGGATTGA